GGACGGTTTGGCCGCGTCAATCGCGTCGGTGATCGCCCTCGCCGGCGAGCAGGTGATCATGCAGCCGCACTCGCAGATGATGATCCACAACCCGTGGGCGATGTGTATCGGCGACGCCGCCGACATGCGGGACGCAGCCGAGCGGCTCGACCGCCAGTCCGACAACCTCGCTGCCGTCTACGCCGAACGCGCCGGCGGCGACGTGAAGCACTGGCGCGAACTGATGCAGGCCGAGACATGGTTCAGCGCCGCCGAAGCGGTCGCTGCGGGCCTGGCCGACGAGGTGGCCGAGCACGGCAACCCCGACGACGCCCCACAGGACGCCCCCGATGACGACGCCAAGGCCAGGGCTCGCGCATGGGACCTGAGCGTGTTCCGGTACGCCGGCCGCGCGGAGGCGCCCGCCCCGAACCTGACCGCCGTCCGCAACACCCGCCTGCCGGTGATCGGCCAGGCCAAGCATGCTCCCCCGGCCGGGCCGGCCGCGGGGCCCCAGAAAACACAGGAGGAGGACAGCATGTCCACTCTCGCCGAGGGGCTGCGTGAGCGGCTCGGCATCGCCAGCGACGCCGAGCTCGACGACGCCGCTCTGCTGGAGGCGCTCGACGAGGCGTTGGCCGAGCGCGCCGACGACGAACCTGCCCCGCCCGTCCCAGAGCCGGAGCCGGTGGCGGCGCGCGTGCCCGACGGGATGGTGCTCATCGATGAGGCCACGCTCGACGAGCTGCGCTCCAACGCCGCCGAGGGCGTCGCGGCACGGGCGCAGCAGCGCGCCGAGGCCCGCGACCAGGCGCTCAACGAGGCCATCCGCCTCGGGAAGTTCCCTCCCGCCCGGCGTGCGCACTACGCGAAGGCGTGGGACGCCGACCCGGACGGCACCCGCCAGCTGCTCGACTCGCTCGCCGAGGGCCTGGTCCCTCTGGACCCGATCGGCGAGCCCGGCGGCGAGCCGCACAGCACGGAGGAAGACGAGGTCTACGACCGCATCTTCACGACCCCCGGAAAGGGGTAACCGATGGCCGACTACCTTCCCGTCTACCTCAACGGTGTCGAGCCGTTCACGATGACCGCCAGCGCTCCCGTCACCGGCGGGCAGGTCCTGGCCGCCTCCGGCGTCGGCACCGTCGCCCCCACCGCGGGGCCCAGCGGTGCCGCGATCGGTATCGCCCAGAACGACGCCCCCACGGGCGGGTTGGTCACCGTGTGGCCCCTATCCGGTGTGGTCCACGAGTCCACCAGTCCCGCCGGCGTGGCCGCCGGCGCGGCCCTCACTTCATCGACGTCCGGCGGCATCGACTCCGGAACGCTCGCCTCGATCGCCGCTGCGGGCACCCACATCGGCACCGCGCTCACCACGGCCGGCGCGGGTGCCAAGGCCCGCTGGATCGGCCGCTAACAGAGAGGACAAGGCACCATGCCTGTCAACCCCCCGGGCGCGCCGACCCTTGCGGGCGACCTGCTCACCATCCACCGGCTGCTCCAGTCGCCCGAGCAACTGCGGCGCCGCCTCCGGACGCTGGACGACATGCGGTTCGTCGCGGACCAGATCCTCACGCAGCGTTGGCGCTCCAGCGGCGGCGCGGTGCTGTTCGAGGTGTCTGAGCCGATCATGACGTCCCGGCCGGTGGAGCCGGTGTCGCCAGGCTCCACCTACCCGTACGCGCCGACGGCCGACGGCGCCGCCGGGCTGTCGGCCGTGCAGGACTGGGGCCAGGCGTCCCGCCTCACGGACGCGGCGATCAAGCGGCGTGTCCGCGGCGGCGACGAGCTGGACCGCGTGCTGCGGAAGATCCTCAACACGGTCATCGCCAAGATCGACGCCCTGGCGATCGCCGCGGTGGCGTCCGCCGTGACCAACACCGTCAACGCCGACACCTACGGTGGCGCGTGGAACGGCACCACGCCGAACATCCTGCGCACCCTGGAGGCCGCGAAGGCGTTCATCGCGGACCTGGACATGGGGTACGAGCCGGACACCGTGCTGCTGTCCAGCGAGATGTACGCGATCATGGTCAGCGACGACCGGGTCAACAACCTCAGGCGACGGGAGACCACCGACAACCCGATCTACGGTGGCGACGTCGAGATGATCGACGACCTCGTCGTGGTGAAGGCTCCGGCCGCGCGCCTGCCCGCCGCCGACGTCTGGGTCCTCGACAGCCGGCAACTGGGCGGCATGGCCGACGAGGTCGGTGCCGATCCGGGCTACGTGATGGCCGAGATGGGCGTGCAGGTCCAGTCCGAACGTATCGCGAGAGCGAACGCCTGGGACATCTGGGCGCGCCGCCTCACGGTGCCCGTGGTCCAGGAGCCCGGCGCCGCTGTCCGCATCACCAACACGAAGGACTAGCCGATCATGGCGAAGACGTACCAGGTGATCGGGGCATGTGTCACCAACGTCCCGGTCTCCACCAGCCAGGGGACCCAGCTGTCGACCTTCTACACGGGCCAGGTCCTCCCCGCCGATGTCCCCGAGGCTCGGATCCAGCACCTGCTGTCGGTCGGCCTAATCAAGGAGCTCGAGTCGACGGAGCCGGCCGAAGCAGCGGCGGCGCCCAGCGGCGAACCCGAGCCCGCGGTGACCGCCCGCTCCTCCAAGCCGGATCTCGTCGCGTACGGCGTCGCCCGGGGCGAGGACCGCGCCGAGCTGGAGAAGCTGACCCGCGACCAGCTGATCGCGAAGTACGTGCGGCAGCCGGACAAGCAGTAGCCGACGTGGCCCGGCG
The nucleotide sequence above comes from Nonomuraea helvata. Encoded proteins:
- a CDS encoding head maturation protease, ClpP-related, with amino-acid sequence MRHTTARPRARQREERADWYRIRNAAGDDGAPAEVYIYDEISWWGVSAQDFISELKEITASKIRLRLNSPGGEVFDGIAIANLLRSHPAKVTTWVDGLAASIASVIALAGEQVIMQPHSQMMIHNPWAMCIGDAADMRDAAERLDRQSDNLAAVYAERAGGDVKHWRELMQAETWFSAAEAVAAGLADEVAEHGNPDDAPQDAPDDDAKARARAWDLSVFRYAGRAEAPAPNLTAVRNTRLPVIGQAKHAPPAGPAAGPQKTQEEDSMSTLAEGLRERLGIASDAELDDAALLEALDEALAERADDEPAPPVPEPEPVAARVPDGMVLIDEATLDELRSNAAEGVAARAQQRAEARDQALNEAIRLGKFPPARRAHYAKAWDADPDGTRQLLDSLAEGLVPLDPIGEPGGEPHSTEEDEVYDRIFTTPGKG
- a CDS encoding capsid cement protein — encoded protein: MADYLPVYLNGVEPFTMTASAPVTGGQVLAASGVGTVAPTAGPSGAAIGIAQNDAPTGGLVTVWPLSGVVHESTSPAGVAAGAALTSSTSGGIDSGTLASIAAAGTHIGTALTTAGAGAKARWIGR